The genomic segment TTGTGCCTTTAAAGTGAAGTTATCATCTCAGAATTTCTGGGATTGGACAGTGCTCCCAATCTGAGACGTGCAGCTCAGAGGAGTGGTGGGTATTTTTCTTCTGAACCTAGAATTTCACACATTCTTACCTAGCCCTTGACTAGTGTTTCATGTGGGCTTTATAAAATTGATATGTTTTAAGTACAGACCAACAACTAGCTTTACACATATAAGTTAACTGACagactctcctcccctctccctgcagCATTTAGACAtgtttgttttgtcacatacTGCTGATAAATGTAGTGAAATGTGTTTTACacggtcagccatagtagtagtGCACCCCTGAAGCGAATTGGGGTTAAGTTCAGACATTTTTCCACCTTGTCTACTCGGTTATTTGAACCAGCGACTTTTTGGTAACTGGCCCAATActtgaaccactaggctacctgctgcgtgATAGATCAGGGCTGCTGAGAACAGTTTAAGTGAATGTCATTAACTAAATCTTATATTAACATTCATATTCAACTCTGAACTATTTCACAAGGAGGTGTGAGATGTAGAAGTTGAGCAATACTCTTGGAGAATTTACCATTGAATAACCTTGAAAGCAAGTTGAGACAAGTCACAATTAGTAATTACAGTTAGACATCAGGAGTCTCCTGACAGGAGATTAATCAAACAGTGCCCTGAGTCAATGTCATGTTAGGAGTAATTCTCTTGAGATTAACACAATACAAGGTGAAATGTAATATCTGGGAAAATAGGGTAGAAAAGTGCTTATATAAATAGTTTACCCCTTTCCCATTGCTGGCACAGAtacctttttattaaaaaaagaaTCAATGGTTGATGCATGATTGAAGcaataccaagaatatgcattaCATCCCCATCATTTTGCAGGTAGAAAGGTTGACTTGAGTGATACGGGAAAAGTTTTAAAATGGGACCCATTTACCACGAGCCTTCAGACAGTGTTAACACTCACTAGCTACATGCAACTGGAAACCATCTTCTACAGTTATTCATCTTGGGGTTTGTACAGTTTAATGTTTTCAAGGGGGAAGAGAAcatgggtgtattcattacgcaaTCTGTTTAGTTAAGAACCAAAACAGATTTAAATGagtttattggacaaattcaggtaggtccctccccgttccGTTAAGAAAtgcttaattaaaaaaaaatgttttgcaacagaaactgCGGAATGCATACACCCCATGTGTATGGCTCTTAGTATCATCTACCTTAATAATAAATTAAGTTAAAAACTATACCAAAGGTTTTCAAATCTTGCTCATGTTGAAAGGATACAagaaacatttacaaaataataCCTGTGGCAAAATAAACTTTGAATATTTAAAAATCATTCTGAATCCCTACCAACAAGCGTACTGACAAATAGACCAACATTGTTTTCCAATTAACATTTCATGGCAGCTATTGTATTTAGTAGGAAATTTAATTTTTTGATTTTGTGCAGGAGGAAACCCTATCAAAAACAGCTTTTGGTCACACTAAGTGTTCCAATTGGTACATTTCAGTTATTAATCTTCTGttaatgtatacatttttttataaaatattttattcATACAATCATTTTAACTATATCAACATTACTATTTAACTGAGTGGCAAGATGGACAGAACCTCATAACAATAGTATATAAacgaatgcaaaaaaaaaaaactgtatccATTACATTTCGCTCTTCATTCAGTTCCAACTTTCTGTACAACTGTCTGTAATAGCCTATTATGAATATTGCTGGTCCTGATCTGTTGAAGTTAGTGCAGCTCTGACTGGGCTTGCACTGCCCTCTACTGGTGATCCAGGCAGAGAGCTGTGAGTTGCAGGAACAGGCTGGCAGGAACCACATATCACACCGGGCCGTTCACAGCTGCCTCTGGTGAGGTCACACTCTGCTGTGTTCTGTAGGGGTGCAGAAAGAGAGGCTACAATGTAAAATTCTGGATGACTACACTAGTTATAAGACATGCCAGACTGTGGAAATCCGCAGCACAACCTTTGATTCTAGCTGCCACTTACTTGGCTTTGTCCATTGCTGTTCCTTCTTCTAGAGGACCATTAACAGCATCACTGGAGACTTTAGATTTTTCTGTATCTGAATGTTTTGCACTGCTGAAAGGGAGGAAATTAGAGGAACTCATGAGCTGCTGGTGGACAATTAGAACAGGTACAACATCATGTCTGAAAACAGCTCACTAGTGCTAGACCGTTCCAGTGAAGGTATGAGTTCACTGTatggtcatcaaatcaaatttatttatatagcccttcgtacatcagctgatatctcaaagtgctgtacagaaacccagcctaaaaccccaaacagcaagcaatgcaggtgtagaaggagCCAGACCTTGGTTTCAAACAGTTGCTGGCAGGCTGGACTGATGCAGACACACCCTTCTCTGGTGTTCTACTCTCCCCCACAGTGTACTTCGCAGATGTGTCCTCTGAGGTAGACTTCTCATCCTCACTGCAGAAGAAAGTAACACATTTACAGAGCTCTTGCCATTTCTAAAtatacagaccccccccccccccccccgttaagACAATGGCCAGAAAAGACGGACGCATGCAGAATGGGACAGAAAGACCACAAAGCGATGGGGTAAAGAAAAAAGTGTTGAAATGTGGTTGGCGGTTAAAAATGGATGCAAGGATCATAATGTACACTAGATGGAAAGCAGCAGCAAATTCTCTGACCATCCACTTACAGGAGTTTACCTCTTTATGGGTGAGCTTGCTTTGAGGAGCAGAGCATGGGGTGATTATGACCGTTTTAGAAACTCACTGAATGGATCAAACTCATGTCAGCCATCAGTCTTGCTTTTTGTCATTAAACCACCGCGATTACTATGCAAAACTAATACGCACCAGGACGTTATGTATTTGGGATCTACAGCCAATGTTACATAATCATTGAAGAGGAAGTTGTAAGGTAGGCtatttaatttaaccaggcaagtccatTTAGAACCAATTCACAATAACCTGGCAAAGTTAAGTGTATTCACTAAAAACAACTACCTAGATAGCATTTTGAAGGTCTTTGATTTTTACATgcaatttttaaaaaatgaagCTAATTTCAAGTAGAGCCGAGTTTTGCATGATAACAGGCCTACTGCTAGTCTAAGACTCATCTCTCCAGTTTATTCCAGCCACCTCAATGCCATGTGCTGCGAACTGAAGCCAATGAGATACCAGCACAGGGAGGGGTGGATACATAATGAAGACCGCTTTCGCCAATCCACACCACAAAGAAAATGGCCAATTCAGAAAGCCTGGGAATGGCTAATCCTGAGGGCCGATGGCCATTTCATGACATCATTGACGACGAGCAACGACCAAATCATTACATCGGAGATAGACATGCATATGGAGATGGTAAAATAATtaataatttaaaaataaatacaactaaAACTCAGTGGCTGACATGAAAACAAGACACAGCAGACTTTTCCCCCCCCGATTGGCTGTACATACCGATAAGATTTCAACACTCTGAAGCCACACGCacaccagagagaaagaggaagctCATGTTGTAAGTGTTGCAGTTAAAGTGAAGGACAGTTTCTCAAACAACAAAAGGACAGCAATGTAGGTTGGGAAGATTTGGTGATACGTAAATGGTACATAGATATTTATACAAGTCAACTGGAGTGTCCCTGCCTTGCCTGGCTGGAAATCACCCAGTGTAGGGAGAAAACTTGGCAAGGCACAGAGGTCAATTCCACATGCACTGTGAGGTGAATGGCTGTGTTGTAAGGGAAGGATTGGTGACAGGGGGAAAGGGGTATGGTGTGTTATCAGAAGCCTTACCTCTTGAAAACAGCCGTTTCAGTTTTGGCATCTACAGTAAGGCTAACTGTCTCCTTCATGGATCCATTGGTGACCGTCTCAGTGGTGATAGTCTCCTCCGCGTCCGAGCCTCCGGCTTTCCTTCCAGGGGAGTTGGCTGGCTGGGCTGCCTCGTCCCTTGGCCACTGGTCAGAAACTGGGACATCACACAGGGATAGCATTATTACAGTGATCAATGAGTAAGAAGTCAAATGCTTATTCCTGTATGGCACTGTGGCAAAGCTCACCTTCAGGCTGCATTGGTGCGTTGACACCCAAGGGGTCTCCTGTCCCTATGCAGGTCTCCATCGCTACTGGGGAATTGTTCCTCAAGGGATCTTTGGGGCTGGAAGATCAAAAGCAAAAAAAGGTATTTAATTTGTCCTCCTAAAATAGCCAAATTCAAATATAAAATGCATGGAAAGGCAAGGGAATAAACTGAACACCAGTCACCACcatccaaaagtatgtggacaccttcttGTCGAACACCTCTTTCCAAAAATTATGctcattaatatagagttggtcccccctttgctgctataacagactccactcttctggaaggctttccactagatgttggaacattgttgcagggacttgcttccattcagccacaagagcattagcaaGGCCAGGCACTGATTCCACgctattaggcctggctcgcagtcggcgttccaatacatctcaaaggtgtttgatggggttgaattcagggctctgtgcaggccagtcaaattcttccacaccgatcacgacaaaccatttctgtatggtccTCGCTTTGTGCAgtgggacattgtcatgctgaagcaggaaaaggccttccctaaactattgccacaaagttggaagcacagaatcgtctagaatgtcattgtatgctgtagcgttaagattggaactcgttagtgagtgttgcaaccggggACGGGCTATTTTtaagcgcttcagcactcagtggtctcgttctgtgagcttgtgtagcctaccacttcgcagctgagcctttgttgctcctacacgtttccacttcacaataacagcacttacagtggaCCGGGGTAGCTCAAGCAAGGCAGACATTTGATAAACTGACtcgttgaaaaggtggcatcctatgacagtgtcatgttgaaagtcactgagctcttcagtaaggccattctactgccaatgtttgtatatggagattgcatgactgtgtgctcggttttctacacctgtcagcaacgggtgtggctgaaatagccaaatccactaatttgaaggggtgtccacatatttctATATAGCATGTACATGGGAGGATAACAATATGGAAATGTGTGTGGCAATTGTGCCACATTAAGTCTTGGGACTGAGGCTGGTGGAATGAACCCTTACTTGACTGGTGAGAAGTTGCTAGAGAAGTCTGCCCAGCCCGTGGCTGTGTCAGGGGAAGCATTGGGGGAGCTCCAGCCAGCAGATTCTGGTAGGACTGCAGGGGAGGAAGGGGATGCTGTGGCAGTAGTGGTGGCTGGGGCAGGTGCTCTGATCGACGTAGAACTCCCAGTGTCCATGGGTATGTCGTCAAAGTTAGCTGTCCACACAGGCCCTGAAACGACAGGGCAACCGTCACAAAAAAGCCAGCCAAGACAAATCATGCAGCATTTTCTGGAGGAGAGCACACCAAACAGACCTACCTAACCACCAACCCAACCGTGTCAGTCCGGGACAATCACTCACCCTCACCCGTGTCCACCTCCATTCTGTCATCAGAGCTGGCGTTGTTAGGCTCAAAGGGATCACGTTTCACATCCTCCTCCTCAGAGTCTGTGCTCTCCTCACTATCTGTACTGCCAGAGCTCCTAATGGTTCAAGTCACAAAATGGAAAGAAGTCTTTAAAATAATCAGCAGGTGCCTTGAATAGGCCTCAGAAGGTAAGCCGTTAGTCATTTCAGATATTTAATTTACTTATGACCAAAAGGCACTGCCGTACCGAGGACATCTCTGAGCTTCAGGTGCGAAAGTGATATCTTTCTCATCCCAGATGTCCTCCTCATCAGAGCCTGCATCTTCAAACTGCTGGATCTTCTCCTTACAGCAGGCCTCAAACAGAGCTATATTTGCCTGGAAGACAACACCAGTAACAGGGTAAAGCACAAGATGCACAAAAAGACATGCTGTGTTGCTTCCACTTCATTTACTGTACAtggagaaaaaaacaaacataagtATGTGCACCTTTTTCATATTCATACATAACGGAATTTCAAACATCAGCATTGGCTAATACTATGTACAGCATTATAAAAATGGTGAACTTCAATATGTTGGGAGTTAGTGTAGCAGTTTTATTTTTACTACATCTAGCCTAGAGCACAGTTGGAAAAGATAATCATTTCTATATAATTGTATAATACATTAAAATACTTACACTTTCATTTGTATTCAAGGAAAAATTGATGTCTGATATTCTATCAAAGGGAATACTGAAATGTTAAAGAAAAGAGTTTAGTTTAGTTATATTAGTGAGACAATGACTTcacaaaatggcttcaggactcCTCCCGACAGAGGCCCAGTAACAGGTAGAAGGACAATGATGGCACACTAACTCACATTAAAAACAGCTTTTGCAGAAACCCCATCAGCCATTCTCCACAGGAACCCAAACACCAGCAGATTCCCACATAATAACAAGATCCAGACAGAAGTGGCATAGAGGAGGGCAGAAGTGTGCTACTTACTCCAAACTAAACTGAATTTTGCAATTACAAAGTTAGTCTAGACTCTGGTCCAAGCAAACCACCAGTCTATTGACAGTGACACGCATTTTGAACTTTACAGTCATGTATCAAATTTAATGGTTGGCCTGTATAATAACAGCTAGTTAAATGGAATCATAAAGAAATTTGAGAGTTCTAGTCTCCCCAAACCCTCATTAAAAAAACACAACCAATGTAATAGTAGGTTATGAACAAAACATCATGCAGGATCAGTACTCACTCCACGACATCATCCTGATCGGCAAACTCTTCGTCATTGAAGCCAAACTGCTCAATAAAATTGGACGTCATTTGTTGCATCTGATAATCAGAAAAGGCCTGGCAAACCCAGGACCAACGATAATGATATAGTCTTGGCACTTACAAAAGTCTTCAAGTTCTACAATTCAAAACAATTGGCTAGTACTGTAGCTATTGGTTAATAGTTAAGATTAAGAGCACATGCATACTTACATGTTTAATGTTAGTTTAAATCATATATCAGTACTACTACGAGACATAAGTCCAGTATAATAATGTTATCAACAATTACAAACACTATAAATATGCAGATTTAGCAGTGCGTCTACAGTCTTATCCAGTTACAGACTTACCTGTTGTAGAGAGGAATCCTGGTGGAATCCACTGTCCTTGAAGTCTACCTCATCATCACTGGATGAGTGAATATGGTGTGTGTTCACCTAGGGCACAATGCAAACAACCTTATTACTAAGAGGACAACCATTAGACCTTCTTCAAACAGCTTTGGCACCTCAATTTCCAGTGTAAATACTCTGTGTACTTTGCAAACATTTTGGCATCGAGTAACAGGTGTCTGGATCAGACTTACTAGGTCTACAGTGTTTCTCTTGTTTGTGTCAGCTAGCTGACCAGAAGTGAAGGCCTCCCATCTCTCTTTGTCATCCTCTGTGAGCTCTGAAACACAAATCAAAACGAATGTTAGTCACaggcaccgaatacaacagtagaccttagagtgaaatgcttacttatgagcccctaactaacaatgcagttaaaaaacaacataagaaataaaagtaacatgtaattaaagagcagcagtaaaacaacaatagcAAGACAAAacacagggggggtaccggtagagagtcaatgtgtgggggcaccggttagttaaggtaatatgtacacgaaggtagagttattaaagtgactatgcatagatgataacagagtagcagccgtgtaaaagagggggagagggggtgctctcgatggcgcagctgtggatccttttgaggatctgaggacccatgacaaatcttttcagtttcctgagggggaaaacgttttgtcatgccctcttcacagctgtcttggtgtgcttggacaatgttcgtttgttggtgaagtggacaccaaggaacttgaagctctcaacctgcttccaCTGCAGCagagtcgatgagaatgggggcgtgcttggtcctctttttcctgtagtccacaataatctcctttatcttaatcacgttgagggagaggttgttgtcctggcaccacatagCCAGGTTaggacctccttcctataggctgtcttgacatttttcaggcctaccactgttgtgtcatctgcatacttaatgatggtgttggagttgtttaGTCATGAGTGAACGggaagtacaggagggaactgagcacgcacccaaGGAGCCCGTGTtgaggatgtgttgttacctacccttaccaactgggggttggcccgtcaggaagcccaggacctagttgcagagggaggggtttagtcccagggtccttagcttattgatgagctttgagggcactgtggtgttgaacactgagctgtagtcaataaatagcattctcacataggtgttccttttgtccaggtgtgaaagtgcagtgtggagtgcaatagcgaTTCCACCTTaatagaaaccctagacccactccaatttgcataccacctgttagggtggtatgcaaattggagtgggtctagggtttgagataatggtgttgacgtgagccatgaccagcctttcaaagcacttcatggctacagacgtgagtgctacgggtgggtaggcatttaggcaggttaccgtcGTGTTCTTGGCACAgtcactatggtggtctgcttaaaacatgttggtattacagactcggagagggagaggttgaaaatgacattaaagacacttgccagttggtcagcgcatgctcgcagaacacgtcctggtaatccgtctggccctgttgacctgtttaaagggtcatcacatcggctgcggagagcgtgatcagtcTTCCGGAacaactgatgctctcatgcatgttatagtgttacttgcctcgaagcgagcatagaagtagtttagctcgtctggaacGCTTGTgtaactgggcagctctcagctgtgctttcctttgtagtctgtattGGTTTGCAAtacctgccacatccgatgagcgtcagagccggtgtagtacaactcgatctttgtcctgtattgacgctttgcctgtttgatggttcatcggagggcatagcaggatttcttagaaGCTTCTGGggtagagtcccgctccttgaaagcagcagctctagcctttaactcagtgcggatgttgcctgtaatccacggcttctggttgggtatgtacgtacggtcaatgTGGGGACAGCGTCaacgatgcacttattgatgaagcaagTGACTGATGGTGTACACCTCAATGCCAacggaggaatcccagaacatattccagtctgtgctagcaaaacagtcctgtagcttagcatccgcttcatctgaccacttttttattgatctagtcactggtacttcctgctttaatttttgcttgtcagcaggaatcaggaggatataattatggtcagatttgccaaatggagggagagctttgtacgcatctctgtgtgtagagtaaaggtggtccagagttatttttcctctggttgcacatttaacacgctgatagaaatttggtaaaacggatttaagtttcccagcattaaagtccctggcttctaggagcgccgcctctgggtgagcgttttcttgtttgctaatggtggaatacagctcattcaatgctgtcttagtgccagtctCTGACTGTGGCAGTATGTAAAACAGCTactaaaaatacagatgaaaactctaggtagatagtTTGGTCTAAAGCtcatcatgagatactctacctcaggcatgcaatagctcgagacttcctcagatatcgtgcaccagctgttatctACGAAAATACATAGCCCGCCactccttgtcttaccagacaccaTGGTTCTATCCTGCCAGTGCAGCGTATAACCAgtcagctgtatgttgatagtgtcgtcgttcagccacgtctccgtgaagcataacatattacagttttgaatgtcccgttggtagattAATCTTTCGCGTAGGTAAtttattttattgtccaaagattgcacgtttgctagcataACCGAaggcagtgggggtttattcgatcgcctacgaattctcagaaggcagcctgtgCTCCGGCCACTtttcctccgcctcctcttcgGGTATATTGTTCGCGTCGGGcttgtcagactcgttaaagggaaaaaaggattctgtcagtccgtggtgagtaatcgcagtcctgatgtccagaagttattttcggtcataagagacggtagcggaaacattatgtacaaaatctgTGAAAAAATAAgttgcaaataaacaaacaaataaacgaTCGATTGGGGGCACGTAAAAACGCCAACCTTCTCCAGGGCCATTTTATGAGTGACACATATAAATAACACAAGATTAGTCTATTCCACCTTAATAGAGTAATTCCTTTTAGGACCTCCAACTTAAATTTCTGATGGGACATGACACCTCAAAGCACACTCACCCGAGATGAGCTGCTGTATCTTCGCACCATTGGGGCCCTTGTCGCTGTTGTGCACTATTGAGTTGGCTATTCTGGTCAAGTGCCCCATGTAGCCCCGTCTACGTCCACCCTCACCCCTGAAACAGGAAAAAAAAACGCGCATTGAAGCCTATATGAACATTATGGTGACATTTCTTACACTACATTGAGCCTTGTTAAGGGTAAAAACCAAACTGCTCACAAGAGAATTAGAAAAATATGCAAAGTCCAGTGGTCTAGTAACAACAGCATTATGGTCTAAATTCATAGTGGAATGAGAAAAAAGACAACAGTACTTACTGCTCCTTCTCATTAGAGCTCCATGCATCAAGAATTCTCTGGATAAACTGGCACTTCTGAAACAGCTAAAACACAGAGCAAAAAGCAGTTAATTGACTTGTCTGACATGAATGCCATCGATGTAAAGGATGATAAAGACTCACGTGTTTGATGAGGTGGCTTTCTCTGACAGGCTCTTGGTCCTGATCTCTGTTGATTTCGGGGTTTTCACTTTGGGCTGGGGGCATTGCTAGGATCATCGCAGTGCAGATTTCAACTTGTATATGCAGGAAGTTATTCCATATATAGTTGAAGTACATGTCCTGAGaataaatggagagagaaagacagccatTAATTACACATCCCAAAACTAGTTGTTGAAATGCTCATCATTCCTGTTGACCATGGTTATGAGATGGGGGTAGTAATGGAACCAGTGTCAAAAGAAAGTGAAAACCCTGTGCACAGCATTAAGTCTAGATCATGGTGCTGGTTTTGGTAGGAAAAACTAGTACGCCAAAACAAGTAAAAAACACAAAAAGACAGGCAACTGACAAGTATGACTCCAAGAGTGTTGAGGTTGATCAGCTCCATGTTGATAATATGAGTGTTGGTCTGCAGGAGGCTGGCCACAAGACGGACCACACTCAACCGGGTGTTGCCCACTGGGGGGTCCAGCATGCCCCATGTGGTTTTCATGATATTCTTCTGCAAATGTGGGGATGAAAGGAACAATCAGGGTCTAGTTCAGTCTATATTCATTTAACTTGGTAATGCAAATAAAACCACCATTGGAGTGCACATGTAGAGTAAATTACAAGAAGAACCACCCACTGAAGATAAATATGACTCAAAGTTTAAAAGTTTGAGATAGCAGgatcacaaaaaaaaatctaagacAGAAATGTAGAATAAGTTTATTGAAAATATGGTGGTAGTTATATTTCACTCAAGTGGATAGGCAAGGAGGACAACCTACTCTAATGAGCTTACTAATCTAAGAAATGTGTGCactttttactgtgtgtgtgtgtgtgtgtgtgtgtgtgtgtgtgacactataGGTATGTAAAGTATTACCTTTGGGGGTTCCAGCAGCAGTTGATGGAAGTCTTTGAGCCTGGGCCTGACAGCCTCCAGAATGCTCTGATTGACTGAGAAGGATGGGTGGCTCATA from the Oncorhynchus kisutch isolate 150728-3 linkage group LG4, Okis_V2, whole genome shotgun sequence genome contains:
- the LOC109889238 gene encoding serine/threonine-protein phosphatase 6 regulatory subunit 3 isoform X6 yields the protein MFWKFDLHTTSHIDTLLEKEDVTLTEVMDEEDVLQECKAQNHKLVDFLVRPQCMVDLVTYITQEPSDDVEEKIKYKYPNISCELLTSDVGQINDRLGEDESLLMKLYGFLQRDSPLNPLLASFFSKVLSILIGRKPEQIVEFLRKREDFVDLMIKHIGTSAIMDLLLRMLTCIEPQQLRQDVLNWLNEEKVIQRLVDMVQPSQDEDRHSNASQSLCEIIRLSRDQMFQVQGCSEPDPLLATLEKQETVEQLLSNIFDKEKNDSAIVSVIQILLTLFETRRPAFEGHLEICPPGMSHPSFSVNQSILEAVRPRLKDFHQLLLEPPKKNIMKTTWGMLDPPVGNTRLSVVRLVASLLQTNTHIINMELINLNTLGVILDMYFNYIWNNFLHIQVEICTAMILAMPPAQSENPEINRDQDQEPVRESHLIKHLFQKCQFIQRILDAWSSNEKEQGEGGRRRGYMGHLTRIANSIVHNSDKGPNGAKIQQLISELTEDDKERWEAFTSGQLADTNKRNTVDLVNTHHIHSSSDDEVDFKDSGFHQDSSLQQAFSDYQMQQMTSNFIEQFGFNDEEFADQDDVVDIPFDRISDINFSLNTNESANIALFEACCKEKIQQFEDAGSDEEDIWDEKDITFAPEAQRCPRSSGSTDSEESTDSEEEDVKRDPFEPNNASSDDRMEVDTGEGPVWTANFDDIPMDTGSSTSIRAPAPATTTATASPSSPAVLPESAGWSSPNASPDTATGWADFSSNFSPVNPKDPLRNNSPVAMETCIGTGDPLGVNAPMQPEVSDQWPRDEAAQPANSPGRKAGGSDAEETITTETVTNGSMKETVSLTVDAKTETAVFKSEDEKSTSEDTSAKYTVGESRTPEKGVSASVQPASNCLKPSAKHSDTEKSKVSSDAVNGPLEEGTAMDKAKTQQSVTSPEAAVNGPV